A single genomic interval of Malania oleifera isolate guangnan ecotype guangnan chromosome 13, ASM2987363v1, whole genome shotgun sequence harbors:
- the LOC131146232 gene encoding peptidyl-prolyl cis-trans isomerase CYP26-2, chloroplastic, with protein sequence MTQTVLQSPKILRSSQFLPSPPIVPLPPNIPFSPPSPPLVKQHCKFSRRDLAIGSNSLLLLLLGSQATQPFHKSKANAQENLATSDQKSGQGESMKSTSTNCGSRTPTKRAFLHVSIDGEPAGRIIIGLYGDDAPTGAARFSDLVSGAAGVSYRRKEFLKIMSTYVQHGGVRSYGVDAELASKTGSSLGVENLIEEWGKAIEKCPKTKNLAGTVSIIVRDPSKPPPKLKLVARKGRLEIDEEEVKAAPNGTEFAIATRDSPELDASALVVGRVLEGMEVVERIGLVKTVQENTGSPYFRVAKLIGDKRAVVAERGFNRPYSKVVVTNCGLME encoded by the exons ATGACGCAAACGGTGTTGCAGAGCCCAAAAATCTTGCGTTCCTCTCAATTCCTTCCCTCTCCACCAATAGTGCCTCTTCCTCCAAACATACCCTTTTCACCTCCATCTCCTCCCCTTGTCAAGCAGCACTGCAAATTCTCTCGCCGAGATCTCGCTATTGGCAGCAATTCATTGTTGCTGCTTCTCTTGGGCTCCCAGGCAACACAGCCATTCCACAAATCCAAGGCAAATGCACAGGAAAACCTTGCAACCTCTGATCAGAAGAGTGGGCAAGGGGAGAGCATGAAGAGTACTAGTACCAACTGTGGTAGTAGAACTCCTACAAAACGAGCATTTCTTCATGTCTCAATCGACGGGGAGCCTGCTGGGAGAATTATCATTGGGCTTTATGGAGACGATGCACCCACTGGGGCTGCTAGGTTTAGTGATCTCGTCAGTGGAGCTGCTGGGGTCAGTTATAGAAGAAAAGAGTTCCTTAAAATCATGTCAACCTATGTGCAACATGGCGGGGTAAGATCATATGGTGTGGATGCTGAGCTTGCTAGTAAAACAGGAAGCAGTTTGGGAGTTGAAAACCTCATTGAGGAATGGGGGAAAGCAATTGAGAAATGCCCGAAGACCAAGAACTTGGCAGGAACTGTGAGCATTATCGTTAGGGATCCCTCGAAGCCACCTCCGAAACTAAAGCTGGTTGCCCGTAAAGGCAGGCTGGAGATTGATGAAGAGGAAGTCAAGGCAGCCCCTAATGGAACAGAGTTTGCAATTGCCACACGAGATTCACCGGAGCTTGATGCTTCAGCTCTAGTTGTTGGAAGAGTCTTGGAAGGAATGGAGGTTGTGGAGAGGATTGGCCTGGTGAAGACCGTCCAAGAGAACACTGGCTCCCCATATTTCAG GGTAGCCAAGCTAATAGGAGATAAAAGGGCAGTCGTGGCAGAAAGAGGCTTCAACCGTCCTTACTCGAAGGTCGTTGTCACAAATTGTGGCTTGATGGAATAG